From a single Brassica oleracea var. oleracea cultivar TO1000 unplaced genomic scaffold, BOL UnpScaffold00640, whole genome shotgun sequence genomic region:
- the LOC106319844 gene encoding uncharacterized protein LOC106319844, translating to MLAVALPKGSHEATMCKGFGSTLTGPALKWYFNLPSRSIASFAVRSDKFVEQFASSTDLEKTSDSLYEILQHRAEPLRGYIAPLNQENVAIPECSIPTAFSAFKRGLLPDGNLYKELPSISAKLWKTSYLEPGRMSNERKTSPVVPRYNKSKIPRRSNQTEPSETRSPLKDQLGTPGIETGAVHEEENKQLPIYYVSQALLDGETRSSHLEKLSLALIVAARKLRPYFQAHPIVVVTSFPVKLVLHKPEVSGCLAKWAVEQGEYDVIFRPATAIKSQVLADFVAEFSPALLPALEQEVRLRGESKEEGEWILHIDVSSNIRRAGVGIALTSPTGNTASRTVRCNFKATNNESEYEALIAGLTLAHQMGAENIQVFGDSQLIINKGQGEYQAKDDSMIQYLAVAQRVIRKFKSCKLTQIPREQNSQADDLVNLRSALETNSQMSIPFLVLQWPATMEEPSSEEVSAIEEGETWMTPLIWYLEADILPEDRGEARKIKNQAARYCISQEKLYWRSFSCPYLRCITPREATRILVELHEGDCGSHSSGRSLVLRARRAGYYWPMIKWGIDIVGKFPMAPGQKVFLLIVTDYFSKWVEAEALSRITGLQIRKFLWT from the exons ATGCTCGccgtagcactcccaaagggGTCACacgaagctaccatgtgcaaaggtttTGGCTCCACCCTGACCGGACCCGCTCTGAAGTGGTATTTCAACTTGCCCTCCAGGTCTATAGCCTCCTTCGCGGTACGCAGCGACAAATTCGTGGAGCAATTCGCCAGCAGTACggacctggagaaaacctccgacagcctctacgaaatcctccagcaccgCGCGGAACCCCtgcgaggctacatagcccCCTTAAATCAAGAGAATGTGGCTATCCCCGAATGCAGTATCCCCACTGCTTTCTCTGCTTTCAAGAGAGGTCTGCTCCCCGATGGAAACCTCTACAAGGAGCTGCCAAGTATCAGTGCAAAACTatggaagacgtcctatctCGAGCCTGGACGCATGTCAAATGAGAGGAAGACGTCGCCAGTCGTGCCAAGGTACAACAAAAGCAAGATCCCAAGACGatctaaccaaaccgaaccgagcGAGACGAGAAGCCCTCTCAAAGACCAGCTAGGGACTCCGGGAATCGAAACCGGGGCAG TTCACGAGGAGGAAAacaagcagctaccaatctattACGTAAGCCAGGCTCTCCTAGACGGGGAGACCCGCTCTAGCCACCTAGAAAAGCTATccttagccctgatagtcgcCGCTCGCAAGCTCCGACCCTACTTCCAGGCTCATCCAATCGTGGTTGTTACCTCCTTCCCTGTAAAGTTGGTCCTCCATAAACCAGAAGTCTCCGGATGCCTAGCCAAATGGGCCGTGGAACAAGGGGAATACGATGTAATATTTCGACCCGCCACGgctataaagtcacaggtcctagcAGACTTCGTGGCTGAATTCTCCCCTGCCTTGCTCCCAGCTCTGGAGCAGGAGGTACGCCTCCGAGGCGAAAGtaaggaagagggagaatggatcctACACATTGATGTATCCAGCAACATCAGAAGAGCTGGAGTAGGGATAGCTCTTACCTCGCCAACAGGGAACACAGCCTCAAGAAccgtgagatgcaacttcaaagcaaccaacaacgaaagcgagtaTGAGGCCCTAATTGCAGGCCTAACCCTTGCCCATCAAATGGGGGCAGAGAACATCCAGGTCTTCGGCGACTCCCAGCTGATAATCAACAAGGGACAAGGGGAGTACCAAGCAAAAGACGAcagcatgatccagtatctggcGGTCGCTCAGCGAGTAATAAGGAAGTTCAAGAGCTGCAAGCTCACCCAAATCCCACGGGAACAGAATTCACAAGCCGACGACCTAGTTAATCTACGGTCCGCCCTTGAAACGAATAGCCAGATGAGTATCCCCTTTCTcgtgcttcaatggccagctACCATGGAGGAACCCTCGTCAGAGGAGGTCTCCGCCATTGAAGAAGGtgaaacctggatgaccccccTAATCTGGTACCTGGAGGCCGACATCCTCCCGGAAGACCGTGGCGAGGCCAGAAAGATCAAAAACCAAGCCGCGAGGTACtgtatctcccaggagaagctGTACTGGAGATCTTTCTCTTGTCCGTATCTGAGGTGCATCACACCCCGAGAGGCCACaagaatccttgtagaactacatgaaggagattgtggatcaCACTCTAGCGGTCGAAGCCTGGTGCTCAGAGCCAGAAGGGCCGGTTACTATTGGCCCATGAT aaagtggggcatCGATATAGTAGGGAAATTTCCTATGGCGCCagggcagaaggtcttccttctgatagtcactgactacttctccaagtgGGTCGAAGCAGAAGCGCTCAGCCGCATAACAGGTCTCCAGATCCGCAAGTTTCTATGGACCTAG